One stretch of Natrinema salaciae DNA includes these proteins:
- a CDS encoding glycerate kinase type-2 family protein: MIADRDRLAASEARDVALECVEAGIEAGHPRTVVRDAVALEGETLSVADATYELREYDELVVLGGGNAAAHVAVALEERLGDRLDRGVVVTDDPVETERVSVREGDHPVPSERGVASTREVLETADAADEETLVLAAITGGGSALMPAPAGDVSLTDLQSTTDALLASGADIHEINAVRKHLSALKGGRLARRAAPATVASLILSDVVGNDLSVIASGPVAPDASTFDDALAVLERYEIDAPDAVSARLERGAAGEVADTPGPDDPAFETVSNHVVADGLTVLEAARDAAVERGYETLVLSSRVRGEARDAAVTHIAVAEEARASGTPVSPPAVVLSGGETTVTIRGDGTGGPSQEFATSAALELASSSDERGERSGTEPGSGGEITVAAVDTDGIDGATDAAGALVDETTVEDPDAARDALAENDVYPYLASRDALISTGPTGTNLNDLRVLVVR; encoded by the coding sequence GTGATCGCGGACCGCGACCGCCTCGCCGCGAGCGAGGCCCGCGACGTGGCCCTCGAGTGCGTCGAAGCCGGTATCGAGGCGGGCCATCCGCGAACGGTCGTTCGGGACGCCGTGGCGCTCGAGGGAGAGACACTCTCCGTCGCGGACGCGACGTACGAACTCCGCGAGTACGACGAGCTCGTCGTCCTCGGCGGGGGCAACGCGGCGGCGCACGTCGCCGTCGCGCTCGAGGAGAGACTGGGTGACCGGCTCGATCGCGGGGTCGTCGTCACGGACGATCCGGTCGAAACGGAGCGCGTGAGCGTTCGGGAGGGCGACCACCCGGTCCCGAGCGAGCGCGGCGTCGCGAGCACGCGCGAGGTGCTCGAGACAGCGGACGCCGCGGACGAAGAGACGCTCGTGCTCGCGGCGATTACCGGCGGCGGCAGCGCGCTCATGCCCGCTCCTGCGGGGGACGTCTCCCTGACGGATCTCCAGTCGACCACCGACGCCCTGCTCGCGAGCGGGGCCGACATCCACGAGATCAACGCGGTCCGCAAGCACCTCTCGGCGCTGAAGGGCGGCCGACTGGCGCGCCGGGCCGCCCCCGCGACGGTCGCCTCGCTGATCCTGAGCGACGTCGTCGGGAACGATCTGAGCGTGATCGCCAGCGGTCCGGTCGCGCCCGACGCGTCGACGTTCGACGACGCGCTGGCCGTCCTCGAGCGGTACGAGATCGACGCGCCCGACGCCGTCTCGGCCCGCCTCGAGCGCGGCGCGGCCGGCGAGGTCGCGGACACGCCGGGCCCGGACGATCCGGCGTTCGAGACCGTCTCGAACCACGTCGTGGCCGACGGACTGACCGTCCTCGAGGCGGCCCGCGACGCGGCGGTCGAACGGGGGTACGAGACGCTCGTGCTCTCCTCGCGGGTCCGCGGCGAGGCCCGCGACGCCGCCGTGACCCATATCGCGGTCGCGGAAGAGGCTCGCGCCTCCGGGACGCCGGTCTCGCCGCCGGCCGTCGTTCTCTCCGGCGGCGAGACGACGGTAACGATTCGAGGCGACGGGACGGGCGGTCCCAGTCAGGAGTTCGCGACGAGCGCGGCGCTCGAACTCGCGAGCAGCAGCGACGAGCGCGGCGAGCGAAGCGGGACCGAACCCGGAAGCGGGGGCGAGATCACGGTCGCCGCGGTCGACACGGACGGGATCGACGGCGCGACCGACGCGGCCGGCGCACTGGTCGACGAAACGACCGTCGAGGACCCCGATGCGGCGCGCGACGCCCTCGCGGAAAACGACGTCTATCCGTATCTCGCGTCGCGCGACGCCCTGATTTCCACGGGGCCGACCGGAACGAATCTGAACGATCTGCGGGTGCTGGTCGTCCGCTAG
- a CDS encoding amidohydrolase family protein, with product MLELEHGFRVVDVSTRLPPTDGSGDPPGRAITPDRLEREMHQAGITRSVVFPPSRPEASYLAANNGVARRSVDRPFVAFARINGTQTPGRKATGRLRNAVRRREDHHTSPSDVEKYAYDDRFHGFVLDPAVDDYPDDDVLAALEDVDLPVVVRGGVDAPPETLAELLFERAFPVVVGSFGGHPLNQSLMTDMIDLLDEYDDCYLETSFVRYRDQLERALLEHPDRVFFGSGAPACHPNVAVMEILTLDVSEDLLRRAFSKNACRVIDALTPDAEPRG from the coding sequence ATGCTGGAGCTGGAACACGGGTTCCGCGTCGTCGACGTCTCGACGCGGCTGCCGCCGACCGACGGAAGCGGTGACCCCCCCGGACGAGCGATTACACCGGACCGACTCGAGCGGGAGATGCATCAGGCGGGGATCACCAGATCGGTCGTCTTTCCACCGTCGCGGCCGGAGGCGAGCTATCTCGCGGCGAACAACGGCGTCGCCAGACGCAGCGTCGACCGGCCGTTCGTCGCGTTCGCCCGGATCAACGGTACCCAGACGCCGGGACGGAAGGCGACGGGACGGCTCCGCAACGCGGTTCGCCGCCGCGAGGACCACCACACCTCACCGAGCGACGTCGAGAAGTACGCCTACGACGACCGCTTCCACGGGTTCGTCCTCGACCCCGCCGTCGACGACTACCCCGACGACGACGTCCTCGCCGCCCTCGAGGATGTCGACCTGCCCGTCGTCGTTCGCGGCGGCGTCGACGCGCCGCCCGAGACGCTCGCCGAACTGCTGTTCGAGCGCGCCTTCCCAGTCGTCGTCGGTAGCTTCGGCGGCCACCCCCTGAACCAGTCGCTCATGACCGATATGATCGACCTGCTCGACGAGTACGACGACTGCTACCTCGAGACGAGTTTCGTCCGCTACCGCGACCAACTCGAGCGGGCGCTGCTGGAACACCCCGATCGCGTCTTCTTCGGCAGCGGCGCGCCCGCCTGCCATCCTAACGTGGCGGTCATGGAAATTCTCACGCTCGACGTCTCGGAGGACCTCCTCCGGCGCGCCTTCTCGAAAAACGCCTGCCGCGTGATCGACGCGCTCACGCCGGACGCGGAGCCAAGAGGCTGA